Genomic segment of Streptomyces sp. NBC_00654:
TGACCGGATGCGTGAACGGTGCGGCTGGTGAAGGCCAACGACAGGTGAGTGTACGTGCTCGGGGCCGTCGCGTCGAACAGACAGGAACCGACCGGCCCCGTCCGCATGCTGTCCACGTCCTGTCCGGTCCCTGAAACCGCTGTGCCGACGGCGATTCCTGTCTGGGACCATGGGGGGCATGAGCGCTGCAACTTCTCCCTCCGAGCGCCGGGTTTCCGCCCGCATCGGTGCGATTTCCGAGTCCGCGACCCTCGCCGTCGACGCCAAGGCCAAGGCCCTCAAGGCCGCCGGGCGCCCGGTGATCGGCTTCGGCGCCGGTGAGCCGGACTTCCCCACCCCCGGCTACATCGTCGACGCCGCGGTCGAGGCCTGCCGCAACCCGAAGTACCACCGCTACACCCCGGCGGGCGGGCTTCCCGAGCTCAAGGCCGCCATCGCGGAGAAGACGCTGCGCGACTCCGGCTACGAGGTCGACGCCTCCCAGGTCCTGGTGACCAACGGCGGCAAGCAGGCCATCTACGAGGCGTTCGCCGCGATCCTCGACCCGGGCGACGAGGTCATCGTCCCCGCCCCGTACTGGACCACCTACCCCGAGTCGATCCGTCTCGCGGGCGGTGTCCCGGTCGAGGTCGTCGCCGACGAGACCACCGGCTACCGGGTCTCCGTCGAGCAGCTCGAAGCCGCGCGCACCGAGCGCACGAAGGTCGTCCTGTTCGTCTCGCCGTCCAACCCGACCGGCGCCGTCTACAGCGAGGCCGACGCCGAGGCGATCGGCCGCTGGGCCGTCGAGCACGGCCTGTGGGTGCTGACCGACGAGATCTACGAGCACCTCGTCTACGGCGACGCGACGTTCACCTCGCTCCCGGCGATCGTGCCCGAGCTGCGCGACAAGTGCATCGTGGTCAACGGTGTCGCCAAGACGTACGCGATGACCGGCTGGCGCGTGGGCTGGATCATCGGCCCGAAGGATGTCGTGAAGGCCGCGACCAACCTCCAGTCGCACGCCACCTCCAACGTCTCCAACGTGGCCCAGGTCGCCGCACTGGCCGCCGTCTCCGGCCCGCTGGACGCCGTCGACGAGATGCGCACCGCCTTCGACCGCCGGCGCAACCTCATCGTGCGGATGCTCAACGAGATCGACGGCGTGCTCTGCCCGGAGCCCGAGGGCGCGTTCTACGCCTACCCGTCGGTGAAGGAGCTGCTCGGCAAGGAGATCCGCGGCAAGCGCCCCGCCACCTCGGTGGAGCTCGCGGCGCTCATCCTGGACGAGGCCGAGGTCGCCGTCGTACCGGGCGAGGCCTTCGGTACGCCGGGTTACCTGCGGCTTTCGTACGCCCTGGGCGACGACGACCTCGTCGAGGGCGTCTCGCGGCTCCAGAAGCTGCTGGGCGAGGCCAAGGCCTGACCGGTACGCCCACCCCATGAGAAGTGCCTCCCGGCCGCGGCCGGGGGGCACTTTTTGTTCGATCGGTGCCCCAGGAGGGAAAGCGGCTTCCGCTCCGGGCCGCCCGTGCGGCAGGATCTTCCGATGGAGCGTGATGTACGTCTGTTGCCCAAGGCCCACCTGCACCTGCACTTCACCGGGTCGATGCGGCCCACCACCCTGCTCGAACTAGCCGACAAGTACGGCGTGCACCTGCCCGAGGCACTGACCGGCGGCGAGCCGCCCAGGCTGCGGGCGACCGACGAGCGGGGCTGGTTCCGCTTCCAGCGGCTCTACGACATCGCCCGGTCCTGCCTGAGGTCCCCGGAGGACATCCAGCGGCTCGTGCGCGAGAGCGCCCAGGAGGACGTCGTGGACGGCTCCGGGTGGCTGGAGATCCAGGTCGACCCCACCTCGTACGCCCCGCTGCTCGGCGGGCTGATCCCGGCCATCGAGATCATCCTGGACGCCGTGGACAGCGCCTCCCGGGAGACCGGGCTCGGGATGCGGGTGGTGATCGCCGCGAACCGGATGAAGCACCCGCTGGACGCCCGGACCCTGGCGCGGCTCGCCGTGCGGTACGCGGACCGGGGCGTCGTCGGCTTCGGGCTCTCCAACGACGAGCGCCGGGGCATGGCCCGCGACTTCGACCGTGCCTTCGCCATCGCCCGTGAGGGTGGCCTCCTCGCGGCACCGCACGGCGGTGAGCTGTCGGGTCCGGCCAGTGTGCGCGACTGCCTCGACGACCTCGGCGCGGCCCGGATCGGGCACGGCGTACGGGCCGCCGAGGACCCCCGGCTGCTGCGCAAGCTGGCGGAGCGCGGGGTGACCTGCGAGGTCTGCCCGTCCTCCAACGTGGCGCTCGGGGTCTACGAGAAGCCCGCGGACGTACCGCTGCGCACCCTGTTCGACGCGGGAGTCCCGTTGGCCCTCGGGGCGGACGACCCGCTGCTGTTCGGTTCCCGGCTGGCCGCGCAGTACGACCTCGTACGCCGCCACCACGGCTTCACCGACGAGGAGCTGGCGGAGCTGGCGCGGCAGTCCGTACGGGGGTCGGCGGCGCCGGCGGACGTGGCGCAGAAGATGCTGACCGGGATCGACGACTGGCTGACGGCTGTCCCGTAGCTAACCGATTCCGCCCAGCAGGGTGCGGGCGATCGAGGCGGCGAATTCGTCGAGCGGCTGCGGCGGCGTGCGGCCGGGTGCCATCTCGTAGACGAAGGCGCGCTGGGCGCAGGCGCCGAGCAGCAGTGAGGCCGCGGCATAGGTGTCGGCGTCACCGCGGACACGGCCCACCCGCTGTTCGGCCCGGAGATAGGCGTCGAGGCCCTGGATCGGCTTGTGCGGCCCGGTGTCCAGCTCCCGCATGGCCTCCTCGTGGCGGCGCTTGAGCTGGGGCTCGGCGTACAGAGACGCGGCCATCGGGAAGCTCTGCTGGTAGAACAGCGCCGCCTGGCGGGCGATCTCGGTGAGGTTGTGCTCGATGTCCCCCTCCCCCGGTTCGGCCGCCAGGGCGCTCAGGAGGCTGCCGAGCTCGGGCAGCCGCTCGCCGAGCACCGTCACGAACAGCTCCTCCTTGCCGGAGAAGTACTTGTACAGCGCCGCTTCCGAACAGCCCGCGGCCTTGGCGATCTCCTTGGTGGTGGTCCGGGCGAGGCCTATGCCGAGCATCAGCTCATGGGCGGCGTCGACGATGCGGACACGGGTCGGTCTCTGGTCCATGGGTGCTCCAACCAACCTTGACGAGAGGGTGAGTATCCACTCACCCTATGGGTGAGTGAGTACTTACCCACCCGAGGAGTGCACCATGAGGATCACCGTGTTCGGCTCGACGGGCGGCATCGGCCAGGAGCTCGTGCGTCAGGGGACCGAGGCCGGTCACGAGGTGACGATCGTGGTCCGTGACCCGGAGAGGCTCCCGGAGGGGCCGGCCGGTGCGGCGGTCCACGACGTCGTGCGGCTCGACGACCCGGCCGCGGTGCGCGCGGCGGTGGCGGGCCGGGACGCGGTGCTCTCCGGGCTGGGGTCGCGCGGCCGGAAGGCCGGCGGGGTCGCGGAGCGGCTGACCGGGCTGGTGCTGGCGGCGATGGAGGCCGAGGGGGTGCGGCGGCTGCTGGTGGTGAGCGCGACGCCGGTCGGTCCCGAGGCCGCCGGTGACCCGCTGGTGGACCGGCTGGCCCGCAGGGCGGTCGGGGCGGTCCTCAAGGAGATCTACGCCGACCTGACGCGGATGGAGGAGGCCCTCGCCCGTTCCGCGACGGACTGGACGTCCGTACGGCCGCCGAAACTGACGGACGGGCCGCGCACGGGGGCCTACCGGACGGTCATCGGCGGCACCCCGCGCAGCGCCCGGTCCCTCTCACGGGCCGACGTGGCGCACGCGATGCTGGCGCTGATCGACGATCCGGCGGCCGTGAAGCAGGGCGTGGGCGTCGCCTACTGAGCGTCGGCCGGCCGCTCCCCGCCCTGCCCCGCTCCTACAGGCTCACGCCGACGGTCACGGGTTCGTTGACCAGGGTGACGCCGAAGGCCTCGTGGACCCCGGCGACGACCTCGCGGGCCAGGGCCAGCAGGTCCTCGGTGGTCGCCCCGCCCCGGTTGGTGAGGGCGAGGGTGTGCTTGGTGGAGATACGGGCCGGGCCGGTGCCATAGCCCTTGGTGAAGCCCGCCCTGTCGATCAGCCAGGCCGCCGACGTCTTCGTACGGCCGTCCCCGGTGGGGAACGCCGGGGGCACCGTGCCGTCGCCGAGCCGTTCCCGTACGCGGTCCAGGAAGGCCTCGTACTGGGCCGGTCCGAGGATGGGGTTGGTGAAGAAGGAGCCGGCCGACCAGGTGTCGTGGTCCTCGGGGTCC
This window contains:
- a CDS encoding NAD(P)-dependent oxidoreductase translates to MRITVFGSTGGIGQELVRQGTEAGHEVTIVVRDPERLPEGPAGAAVHDVVRLDDPAAVRAAVAGRDAVLSGLGSRGRKAGGVAERLTGLVLAAMEAEGVRRLLVVSATPVGPEAAGDPLVDRLARRAVGAVLKEIYADLTRMEEALARSATDWTSVRPPKLTDGPRTGAYRTVIGGTPRSARSLSRADVAHAMLALIDDPAAVKQGVGVAY
- a CDS encoding TetR/AcrR family transcriptional regulator, with amino-acid sequence MDQRPTRVRIVDAAHELMLGIGLARTTTKEIAKAAGCSEAALYKYFSGKEELFVTVLGERLPELGSLLSALAAEPGEGDIEHNLTEIARQAALFYQQSFPMAASLYAEPQLKRRHEEAMRELDTGPHKPIQGLDAYLRAEQRVGRVRGDADTYAAASLLLGACAQRAFVYEMAPGRTPPQPLDEFAASIARTLLGGIG
- a CDS encoding pyridoxal phosphate-dependent aminotransferase, producing MSAATSPSERRVSARIGAISESATLAVDAKAKALKAAGRPVIGFGAGEPDFPTPGYIVDAAVEACRNPKYHRYTPAGGLPELKAAIAEKTLRDSGYEVDASQVLVTNGGKQAIYEAFAAILDPGDEVIVPAPYWTTYPESIRLAGGVPVEVVADETTGYRVSVEQLEAARTERTKVVLFVSPSNPTGAVYSEADAEAIGRWAVEHGLWVLTDEIYEHLVYGDATFTSLPAIVPELRDKCIVVNGVAKTYAMTGWRVGWIIGPKDVVKAATNLQSHATSNVSNVAQVAALAAVSGPLDAVDEMRTAFDRRRNLIVRMLNEIDGVLCPEPEGAFYAYPSVKELLGKEIRGKRPATSVELAALILDEAEVAVVPGEAFGTPGYLRLSYALGDDDLVEGVSRLQKLLGEAKA
- a CDS encoding adenosine deaminase, translated to MERDVRLLPKAHLHLHFTGSMRPTTLLELADKYGVHLPEALTGGEPPRLRATDERGWFRFQRLYDIARSCLRSPEDIQRLVRESAQEDVVDGSGWLEIQVDPTSYAPLLGGLIPAIEIILDAVDSASRETGLGMRVVIAANRMKHPLDARTLARLAVRYADRGVVGFGLSNDERRGMARDFDRAFAIAREGGLLAAPHGGELSGPASVRDCLDDLGAARIGHGVRAAEDPRLLRKLAERGVTCEVCPSSNVALGVYEKPADVPLRTLFDAGVPLALGADDPLLFGSRLAAQYDLVRRHHGFTDEELAELARQSVRGSAAPADVAQKMLTGIDDWLTAVP